Proteins from a genomic interval of Salinivibrio kushneri:
- the flgK gene encoding flagellar hook-associated protein FlgK: MGLDLLSLGSQGVLTAQRQLNTTGHNISNVNTEGYSRQSVEQKTNDVHFWGGNNYGTGVHAAAIRRNYDKFAVNELNVSTSNLSHAAARNEQLGRLDDMMAHSAKKIPENMNEFYGAVKGLADSPSDMGARKVVLEKARMVAAGMNDVYGVLQQQSIDTSSQIDATVKRMNDIGQELVDVHKAMLKTPAEANDLLDRHDKLIRELSEYTQVSVNTREDGLFNVIIGSGHMLVSGMNSSELTTLPGKPDHQERRLALVEGKTVKAISNQDIRGKLGALFEYRDDTLGQARDELGRMAIGFSQSLNDLQGQGFDLNGEVGKNIFTDYNSDRIASARAIKSGDSTADLKVYIDDLQQLKRGDYQLKFDGTQYTLTSPDGKQSTVTPSGTPPSFNVDGMRVQVDAGLAANERVLIRPARSAAGQMRVTMDDPADIAAQSYVSASSVSNGDGDVRILQAGGQKEFQVRLSPDGSQFAVTDPKGQVLVAPQAYPPGGPIDVNGTIIEVNDKAAPDDVLAVSLIPADGDNSNLIRMQELQTEKLMDNGRSTVLDVYEGLSTDLGVQKASYKRLQDVSMVEHDAAESRVAEVSGVNLDEEAANMMKFQRAYMAASRIMTAANETFDSLLNATR; the protein is encoded by the coding sequence ATGGGCTTGGACCTGCTTTCCCTTGGGTCGCAAGGCGTACTGACTGCGCAGCGACAGCTGAATACAACAGGTCACAATATCTCTAACGTGAATACGGAGGGGTATAGTCGTCAGTCGGTTGAGCAAAAAACCAATGATGTCCACTTTTGGGGCGGCAATAATTACGGCACCGGTGTCCATGCCGCGGCAATCCGTCGCAACTATGACAAGTTTGCGGTTAACGAATTAAATGTCTCAACATCAAACCTTTCTCATGCCGCTGCCCGCAATGAACAGCTTGGTCGGCTTGACGATATGATGGCGCACTCGGCCAAAAAAATCCCCGAGAACATGAACGAATTCTATGGCGCGGTTAAAGGGCTGGCCGATAGCCCCAGTGACATGGGGGCTCGTAAAGTCGTGCTCGAAAAAGCGCGTATGGTCGCCGCTGGCATGAACGATGTTTATGGTGTGTTGCAGCAGCAGTCAATTGATACCTCTTCTCAAATTGACGCGACCGTTAAGCGGATGAATGACATTGGCCAAGAACTGGTGGACGTGCATAAGGCAATGCTCAAAACCCCCGCTGAAGCCAATGACTTGTTAGACCGCCATGATAAGTTGATCCGAGAGCTCTCTGAATATACACAGGTGAGTGTGAACACGCGCGAAGATGGGTTGTTCAATGTGATTATCGGCAGTGGCCATATGTTGGTATCTGGCATGAATAGCAGTGAGTTGACCACCTTGCCGGGTAAGCCTGATCATCAAGAGCGTCGTTTGGCATTGGTGGAAGGTAAGACAGTCAAAGCCATTTCTAATCAAGACATCCGCGGCAAACTCGGGGCATTGTTTGAATATCGGGATGATACCTTGGGACAAGCGCGAGACGAATTAGGTCGGATGGCCATTGGCTTTTCCCAATCGCTCAATGACTTACAGGGGCAAGGGTTCGATCTTAATGGTGAGGTTGGCAAGAACATTTTCACTGACTATAACAGTGACCGTATTGCGAGTGCGCGCGCGATAAAAAGCGGCGATTCCACGGCAGACTTGAAAGTTTATATCGATGATCTTCAGCAGCTCAAACGGGGTGATTATCAACTCAAGTTTGATGGCACCCAATATACCCTCACCTCACCAGATGGAAAGCAATCGACGGTGACCCCCAGTGGCACGCCGCCAAGTTTTAATGTCGACGGGATGCGCGTGCAAGTGGATGCCGGGTTGGCGGCTAACGAGCGCGTTTTAATTCGGCCCGCCCGCTCAGCGGCAGGGCAAATGCGTGTGACTATGGACGATCCGGCGGATATCGCGGCACAAAGCTATGTCAGTGCAAGCTCGGTGAGTAACGGCGACGGTGATGTACGAATTTTACAAGCCGGTGGACAAAAAGAGTTTCAAGTTCGGCTCTCCCCCGATGGGAGTCAATTTGCGGTGACCGATCCTAAGGGGCAAGTCTTGGTCGCGCCACAGGCCTATCCGCCAGGTGGACCCATTGATGTCAACGGCACCATTATTGAGGTCAACGATAAAGCGGCCCCCGATGATGTCTTGGCGGTCAGCTTGATCCCGGCGGATGGTGACAACAGTAACCTGATCCGCATGCAAGAGCTGCAAACGGAAAAACTAATGGATAACGGTCGCTCGACAGTGCTCGATGTTTATGAGGGGCTAAGTACCGATCTTGGGGTACAAAAAGCCTCCTATAAGCGTCTACAAGATGTGAGTATGGTTGAACACGATGCCGCAGAAAGTCGCGTGGCGGAAGTGTCTGGGGTGAACCTAGATGAAGAAGCGGCCAACATGATGAAGTTTCAGCGCGCGTATATGGCCGCGTCACGGATCATGACCGCCGCCAATGAAACCTTTGATTCTCTGCTCAATGCAACGCGATAA
- the flgJ gene encoding flagellar assembly peptidoglycan hydrolase FlgJ: MKSPVDSQFVHDISQLDSLRRQAVKGEEGDEKAALRSAAEQFESLFTQMLFKSMRDANEAFESDLIDDRTSKFYEQMADEQMASELSREGSLGLADMIVEQLGKAQGDSQPDMNEAARASAQSLPLDQNRSREAAEQAIAALDSQSIAPPATSIPASQRSKGFDSPDSFVNTLAPHARRAARALGTDPAIILAQAALETGWGKKVIANARDNSHNLFNIKADQRWGGDKVATQTLEVYDGIPVKETASFRSYPSYQESFDDFVSFLRDNPRYEQALSQSAQPERFIRELHQAGYATDPEYADKVIRVLDQVRDMMD; the protein is encoded by the coding sequence ATGAAATCTCCTGTTGATAGTCAATTTGTACACGATATAAGCCAGCTCGATTCATTACGTCGCCAAGCCGTGAAAGGAGAAGAAGGGGATGAAAAAGCGGCGTTGCGTTCAGCGGCGGAGCAGTTCGAGTCCTTATTTACTCAGATGCTGTTCAAGTCGATGCGTGATGCCAATGAGGCATTTGAGTCTGACTTGATTGATGATCGTACCTCGAAGTTTTATGAGCAGATGGCTGATGAGCAGATGGCCAGTGAACTCAGCCGAGAAGGCTCACTGGGGCTCGCGGATATGATTGTTGAACAATTAGGCAAAGCGCAGGGCGACAGCCAGCCAGACATGAATGAAGCGGCTCGCGCGTCGGCGCAATCTTTGCCGTTGGATCAAAATCGTAGTCGAGAGGCAGCAGAACAGGCGATAGCGGCGCTCGATAGCCAGTCTATCGCGCCGCCAGCCACCAGTATCCCCGCGTCCCAACGGTCAAAAGGCTTTGATTCGCCAGACTCCTTTGTAAACACGCTGGCGCCGCATGCACGTCGCGCGGCGCGTGCGCTGGGTACTGATCCAGCGATTATTCTTGCTCAAGCGGCACTAGAAACCGGTTGGGGAAAGAAGGTGATTGCCAATGCCCGCGATAACAGTCATAACTTGTTTAATATAAAGGCGGATCAACGTTGGGGGGGCGATAAAGTCGCGACACAAACCCTGGAAGTGTATGACGGGATCCCGGTTAAAGAAACGGCAAGCTTTCGTTCGTATCCCTCTTATCAAGAGAGTTTTGACGATTTCGTCTCATTTTTACGTGATAATCCACGCTATGAGCAAGCTTTATCACAATCTGCGCAACCTGAACGGTTTATTCGCGAGCTTCATCAAGCCGGGTATGCGACCGATCCGGAATACGCGGATAAGGTCATTCGTGTACTCGACCAAGTCCGCGACATGATGGACTAG
- a CDS encoding flagellar basal body P-ring protein FlgI, translating to MPSLAARIKDVAEVAGVRSNTLTGYGLVVGLPGTGESTPFTDQSFKSMLENFGIQLPPDINPQSANIAAVAVTADLPAFAKQGQKLDVTVSSIGSAESLRGGTLLQTFLKGLDGKVYATAQGNLIVGGFSATGADGSQLVGNTPTVGRITNGASVEREVPNPFGRGDYLTFNLFQSDFTTAQRMADAVNRFLGPSTASAMDATSVRVRAPRDVSQRVAFLSTVENIEFQPGDAAAKIIVNSRTGTIVVGQNVRLRPAAITHGGMTVSIQEDFNVDQPNPLGGGEAVVTPDTEINVEEEEGRMFHFKPGVTLDDLVRAVNGVGAAPSDLMAILQALKQAGAIDGQLIVI from the coding sequence ATGCCAAGCCTGGCCGCGCGCATCAAAGATGTGGCGGAGGTGGCTGGGGTACGCAGTAACACCCTAACGGGTTATGGCTTGGTAGTGGGGTTACCGGGTACCGGCGAGAGCACGCCCTTTACCGATCAAAGTTTTAAGTCGATGCTAGAAAACTTTGGCATCCAATTACCGCCAGATATCAATCCTCAATCGGCCAATATTGCCGCCGTCGCCGTCACCGCTGATCTGCCTGCGTTTGCCAAACAAGGTCAAAAACTTGACGTTACTGTGTCGTCGATTGGGTCGGCAGAGAGCTTACGTGGCGGCACCTTGCTACAAACTTTTCTCAAAGGTTTGGATGGTAAGGTCTATGCAACCGCACAAGGAAACTTGATTGTCGGTGGCTTTAGCGCGACCGGTGCCGATGGCTCTCAGCTGGTGGGCAACACCCCAACCGTTGGCCGTATTACCAATGGCGCGTCCGTTGAGCGGGAAGTCCCTAATCCCTTTGGTCGTGGTGATTACCTGACCTTTAACCTGTTCCAATCCGACTTTACCACCGCACAGCGTATGGCGGATGCGGTTAATCGCTTTCTTGGTCCGTCGACCGCATCGGCCATGGATGCGACCTCAGTGAGAGTCCGAGCGCCACGCGATGTGAGCCAGCGCGTGGCTTTCTTATCCACCGTGGAAAATATTGAGTTTCAGCCGGGTGATGCGGCAGCGAAAATAATCGTTAACTCTCGCACCGGCACCATTGTGGTTGGGCAAAATGTTCGCCTTCGCCCAGCCGCCATTACGCATGGGGGAATGACGGTCTCCATACAAGAGGACTTCAACGTTGATCAACCTAATCCACTAGGAGGCGGTGAAGCTGTGGTCACGCCTGATACTGAGATCAATGTTGAGGAAGAAGAAGGGCGAATGTTCCACTTTAAACCTGGCGTGACCCTAGACGATCTCGTACGTGCCGTGAATGGGGTTGGCGCGGCACCCTCGGATCTCATGGCGATTTTGCAAGCGCTGAAACAAGCCGGGGCCATCGATGGCCAATTGATAGTGATATAG
- a CDS encoding flagellar basal body L-ring protein FlgH: MMSVQRILIPGLFFATLLGLGGCSLPGQQDTGSDLDQATSTTDAVEGDTTPESEGLIGLLRQRDDPKADDPAWSPIRPQQPPEHYATATGSLFNASEQRDLYDGSKPRGLGDIVTVMLEENTQAQKSASSDLAKSNDLTMDPLSLGGEEITIGERTLSYEVSNDNSVTGSTSADQSNSLQGSISVQVVDVLANGNLMVRGEKWLTLNSGDEYIRLSGTIRPADIGPDNTIASTRISNARIQYSGTGERQDTQEQGWLARFFNVTL, encoded by the coding sequence ATGATGTCGGTGCAACGTATATTAATCCCAGGCCTTTTCTTTGCCACCTTGTTGGGGCTGGGTGGCTGTTCATTGCCGGGGCAACAAGATACAGGCAGTGATCTTGACCAAGCGACCTCGACCACCGACGCGGTAGAAGGGGACACCACACCAGAGAGCGAAGGCTTGATTGGTTTGTTGCGCCAACGTGATGATCCCAAAGCTGACGATCCAGCATGGTCGCCGATTCGCCCACAACAGCCTCCTGAGCACTATGCCACGGCAACGGGCTCTTTGTTTAATGCCAGTGAACAGCGTGATCTCTATGATGGCTCCAAGCCTCGCGGGCTAGGCGACATTGTGACCGTGATGCTGGAAGAAAATACCCAAGCACAAAAAAGCGCCAGTTCTGACTTAGCCAAATCCAATGATCTGACCATGGATCCCCTCTCGCTTGGTGGTGAAGAGATCACCATTGGCGAGCGAACCTTGTCTTACGAAGTCAGTAATGACAATTCGGTAACTGGCTCTACCTCAGCGGATCAAAGTAACAGTCTTCAAGGCTCTATCTCTGTGCAGGTGGTGGATGTGCTGGCGAACGGTAACCTGATGGTGCGTGGTGAAAAGTGGCTTACTTTGAACTCCGGGGATGAGTACATTCGTCTCAGCGGCACCATTCGTCCGGCCGATATCGGCCCTGACAACACCATTGCATCGACCCGAATTTCCAACGCCAGAATTCAGTATTCAGGCACTGGTGAGCGACAAGATACCCAAGAGCAAGGCTGGTTGGCACGATTCTTTAATGTCACCTTGTAG
- the flgG gene encoding flagellar basal-body rod protein FlgG — MHPALWVSKTGLDAQQTNISTISNNLANASTVGFKKSRAVFEDLFYQNINQPGGQSSQNTELPSGLMLGAGSKVVATQRVHTNGNVQTTDNALDMMIEGDGFFQVLLPDGNIGYQRNGQFTLNDEGTIVTSGSGYTLEPEITVPDDAVQVTVGTDGEVSVRLRGQQENQVLGQITTVDFINPGGLEPIGQNIYLPTGASGDPQEGVPGLDGFGEVKQSMLETSNVNVTEELVNMIEAQRVYEMNSKVISSVDQMLSYVNQQL; from the coding sequence ATGCATCCAGCATTATGGGTCAGTAAAACCGGACTTGATGCGCAGCAGACCAATATCTCGACGATTTCGAATAACCTAGCCAACGCATCCACGGTCGGGTTTAAAAAATCACGCGCGGTGTTTGAAGATCTCTTCTACCAGAACATTAACCAACCAGGTGGGCAATCCTCACAGAACACTGAGTTGCCAAGTGGATTGATGCTCGGTGCCGGTTCAAAGGTGGTGGCCACCCAGCGTGTCCACACCAATGGTAATGTGCAAACCACAGACAATGCCCTCGACATGATGATTGAGGGAGACGGCTTTTTCCAAGTGCTGCTCCCTGATGGCAACATCGGCTATCAGCGTAACGGCCAATTTACCTTGAATGATGAAGGCACGATAGTGACGTCAGGTTCAGGCTATACGCTAGAGCCTGAAATCACCGTTCCCGACGATGCGGTGCAAGTGACGGTCGGAACCGATGGTGAAGTGTCTGTGCGATTACGAGGTCAGCAAGAGAACCAGGTACTGGGTCAAATTACTACGGTGGATTTCATTAACCCAGGTGGGTTGGAGCCAATAGGCCAAAATATTTACCTACCCACCGGCGCGAGTGGTGATCCACAAGAAGGCGTTCCCGGGCTTGATGGCTTTGGTGAAGTCAAGCAATCGATGCTGGAAACCTCTAACGTCAATGTGACTGAAGAGCTGGTGAACATGATTGAGGCTCAGCGTGTCTACGAAATGAACTCCAAAGTGATCTCGTCGGTTGACCAGATGCTCAGCTACGTCAATCAGCAGCTTTAA
- the flgF gene encoding flagellar basal-body rod protein FlgF has translation MDRSLYLAMSGAKQDMQAMQLRANNLANVSTTGFRADLEQSRSMQAYGEGLPSRVFNMTERPGYSFEQGSTITTGRNLDVAVQGEGWMSVLDSQGQEGYTRAGHLKVDQTGLLQNSNGNLIVGESGGPIFIPLPAAKIEVGKDGGVSVLPQGAPPDAMEVVDRIKLVRPDNQDLFKDKDGVFKPKEAGTVFPADAGVTLQTGALEGSNVNAVGEMTGLIDLQRHFEMQVKLMKTAEKMDESSASLLRLG, from the coding sequence ATGGATCGCTCGTTATACCTTGCCATGAGTGGCGCAAAGCAAGATATGCAGGCTATGCAATTGCGCGCTAATAACTTGGCCAATGTCAGCACCACCGGTTTCCGGGCTGACCTTGAACAGTCTCGATCAATGCAAGCTTATGGCGAGGGGTTACCCAGTCGAGTATTCAATATGACTGAGCGACCTGGATACAGCTTCGAGCAAGGCTCAACCATTACCACAGGTCGTAATCTGGATGTGGCGGTGCAAGGTGAAGGCTGGATGTCAGTGCTAGACAGCCAAGGGCAAGAAGGCTACACCCGTGCCGGCCATCTCAAAGTGGATCAAACCGGCCTACTCCAAAACAGTAATGGTAACCTCATTGTCGGAGAGAGTGGGGGCCCGATATTTATTCCCCTCCCTGCAGCAAAAATAGAAGTGGGCAAAGACGGCGGTGTTTCTGTACTCCCCCAAGGTGCGCCACCTGATGCGATGGAAGTGGTGGATAGAATCAAACTGGTTCGCCCAGATAATCAAGATCTCTTTAAAGACAAAGACGGTGTGTTCAAACCCAAAGAGGCCGGCACCGTGTTTCCAGCCGATGCTGGTGTCACGCTGCAAACAGGGGCGTTAGAAGGCAGTAACGTCAACGCTGTGGGTGAGATGACTGGGTTAATCGACTTGCAACGTCATTTTGAAATGCAAGTGAAGTTAATGAAAACCGCAGAAAAAATGGACGAGTCGTCAGCATCACTATTGCGGCTTGGCTAA
- the flgE gene encoding flagellar hook protein FlgE: MGFNIALSGLGAAQKDMNTTSNNISNANTYGFKESRAEFGDVYSTSIFSNSKTTNGTGVQTSTVAQQFHEGSSIYTNNPLDLRISGNGFFGVSNDKLQNNDYHLTRNGAFHLDKNNDIINSEGQYLLGYNVDPDTQQVSSYEPQSLNVPDQFGQPRASENVDIGLNLPAGGEEKDPAQFNFEDPETYNKQTSATVYDSLGQPYKLSTYYVKGNDPANPNSWSVYYTMTDPEGEKPVNIQGGNATNAAGQVGHTIDFNSDGSVNSINGGNPIVTDALGPAGAGLEMNGADGDQQLTLNFDNPTQYAAPFEMRKFTDDGATTGYLTKVDIDPKGTIMATYSNGENVALGRVAMVRVANQQGLAQVGNTQWDVTQDSGDPVFGEAMQGAFGQVKSGTIEQSNIDMTQELVDLITAQRNFQANSRALEVSNQMQQNILQIR; encoded by the coding sequence ATGGGTTTTAATATTGCGTTAAGTGGCCTTGGTGCGGCCCAGAAAGACATGAACACCACCAGTAACAACATCTCGAATGCCAATACGTATGGCTTTAAGGAATCGCGTGCTGAGTTTGGTGATGTCTACTCAACCTCTATCTTCTCAAACTCGAAGACCACTAACGGGACCGGTGTACAAACGTCGACCGTGGCACAGCAGTTCCACGAAGGCTCAAGTATCTACACCAACAACCCACTTGATTTGCGGATTAGCGGTAACGGCTTTTTCGGCGTGTCAAATGACAAGCTGCAAAATAACGATTACCACTTAACGCGCAACGGTGCCTTCCACCTTGATAAAAATAACGACATTATCAACTCTGAGGGTCAGTATTTGCTCGGTTATAATGTCGACCCTGACACCCAGCAGGTTTCGTCTTATGAGCCGCAGTCGCTCAATGTGCCCGATCAGTTTGGCCAGCCTCGTGCATCAGAAAATGTCGATATTGGCTTGAACTTACCGGCCGGCGGGGAAGAGAAAGATCCCGCACAGTTTAACTTTGAAGATCCAGAAACCTATAACAAGCAAACGTCGGCAACGGTCTATGACTCACTGGGTCAGCCGTACAAATTGTCGACGTATTATGTAAAAGGTAACGATCCGGCGAATCCGAACAGTTGGTCGGTGTACTACACCATGACAGATCCTGAAGGTGAAAAGCCGGTGAATATCCAAGGCGGTAATGCTACCAATGCCGCTGGACAGGTTGGCCACACCATCGACTTTAACTCCGATGGCTCGGTGAACAGCATCAATGGCGGTAACCCGATCGTGACCGATGCCTTGGGGCCAGCGGGTGCGGGGCTAGAAATGAACGGGGCTGACGGTGACCAGCAGCTCACGCTCAACTTCGATAATCCGACTCAATATGCCGCGCCGTTTGAGATGCGTAAATTTACTGACGACGGTGCAACCACGGGGTATCTCACCAAGGTCGATATTGATCCTAAAGGCACCATTATGGCGACCTACAGTAACGGTGAAAATGTCGCGTTGGGGCGGGTTGCGATGGTGCGCGTCGCCAACCAGCAAGGCTTAGCCCAAGTAGGCAATACCCAATGGGATGTGACTCAAGATTCGGGTGATCCCGTTTTTGGTGAAGCGATGCAAGGCGCCTTTGGTCAGGTAAAAAGCGGGACGATCGAGCAGTCCAATATCGATATGACCCAAGAGTTGGTTGACTTGATTACCGCGCAGCGAAACTTTCAGGCTAACTCACGCGCCTTGGAAGTGAGTAACCAGATGCAACAAAATATTCTACAAATCCGTTAG
- the flgD gene encoding flagellar hook assembly protein FlgD, translated as MAGIDGTGSTNGLSYIDQLKAQQEKKLQEKQDSTTGKQALEQEDFLKLLTKQLSQQDPSKPVDNDKMISQMASFATVEGIGKMNKQFDTFNESITSNQALQASSLVGRDVLVPGSTGVKGETGGVAGMVKLPQALDNVSVRVENEQGQLLRTFSMGAKPPGDHRVEWDGLDDNGNPMPEGTYKIKVSGMVDGQTQEFDVSTYANVNSVLLGNGDGNVMLNIAGFSSPMKLAEVLEVGNADVGNVTKG; from the coding sequence ATGGCCGGAATCGACGGTACAGGTTCAACGAACGGACTGTCCTACATTGACCAGCTAAAGGCGCAGCAAGAGAAAAAACTGCAAGAGAAGCAAGACTCGACCACGGGTAAGCAAGCACTCGAGCAGGAAGACTTTCTCAAATTGCTCACCAAACAGCTGTCACAGCAGGATCCGTCTAAACCTGTCGATAATGACAAGATGATCTCACAGATGGCGTCGTTTGCCACGGTTGAGGGCATCGGCAAAATGAATAAGCAATTTGATACGTTCAATGAGTCGATTACGTCTAACCAGGCATTGCAAGCGTCATCTTTGGTTGGACGTGACGTCCTCGTCCCCGGCTCCACGGGGGTGAAAGGTGAAACGGGCGGTGTTGCAGGAATGGTGAAGCTGCCCCAAGCGCTGGATAATGTCAGTGTTCGGGTGGAAAACGAGCAAGGGCAACTATTGCGAACCTTCAGTATGGGCGCTAAGCCGCCGGGCGATCACCGCGTTGAATGGGACGGGCTCGACGATAACGGCAATCCTATGCCGGAGGGTACGTACAAAATTAAAGTAAGTGGCATGGTTGATGGCCAAACCCAAGAGTTTGATGTATCGACCTATGCCAATGTAAACAGTGTCTTGCTGGGGAATGGCGATGGCAATGTGATGTTGAATATTGCTGGCTTTTCCTCACCGATGAAACTGGCTGAAGTGCTAGAGGTCGGTAACGCCGACGTCGGAAATGTGACGAAAGGCTAA
- the flgC gene encoding flagellar basal body rod protein FlgC, with product MSLFNIFNVSGSAMSAESVRLNTTSSNLANANSVSSSAEETYRARHPIFSAELNRFKQQGESVPVNIDGIVESQKPLRAEYNPNHPMSNDEGYIFKPNVNVMEEMANMISASRAYQTNVQVADASKQMLMRTLQMGQ from the coding sequence ATGAGTTTGTTTAATATTTTTAACGTGTCGGGATCGGCGATGAGTGCCGAATCAGTACGATTGAACACCACATCAAGTAACCTGGCCAATGCCAATTCGGTGAGCAGCTCTGCTGAAGAGACGTATCGAGCCCGGCATCCGATTTTCTCTGCGGAGCTTAATCGCTTTAAGCAGCAGGGTGAAAGTGTGCCAGTCAACATTGATGGTATTGTCGAAAGCCAGAAACCATTACGCGCGGAATATAACCCCAACCATCCGATGTCGAATGATGAAGGGTATATCTTTAAGCCGAACGTCAATGTGATGGAAGAGATGGCGAACATGATTTCCGCATCGCGCGCCTATCAAACCAATGTGCAGGTGGCCGATGCGAGTAAACAAATGCTGATGCGTACGCTTCAGATGGGTCAGTAA
- the flgB gene encoding flagellar basal body rod protein FlgB, with translation MAITFDNALGVHQHTVGVRGKRAETLSSNIANANTPGYKAQDIDFQRALKAATSEASIGLSRTNERHIAASSQVMGEKKYRIPTQPDTGDGNTVDAQLEKNLFMQNALEYQASLDFLGSKFKNMKKALNGK, from the coding sequence ATGGCGATCACATTTGACAATGCACTTGGTGTGCACCAGCACACGGTTGGCGTAAGAGGCAAGCGGGCAGAAACCCTGTCTAGCAACATTGCAAATGCCAACACGCCAGGTTACAAGGCGCAAGACATCGACTTTCAACGCGCCCTAAAAGCGGCAACATCCGAGGCAAGTATTGGCCTAAGCCGCACCAATGAGCGGCACATTGCTGCCTCTAGCCAAGTGATGGGGGAAAAGAAGTACCGTATCCCCACACAGCCAGATACCGGCGATGGCAACACGGTTGATGCGCAATTAGAAAAGAACTTGTTCATGCAGAACGCACTGGAATACCAAGCCTCACTGGATTTTCTTGGCTCTAAGTTCAAGAACATGAAAAAGGCATTGAATGGGAAATAA
- a CDS encoding protein-glutamate O-methyltransferase, which produces MTNVAISDQEYRDFCKHLEAKCGIVLGDSKQYLVRSRLSPLVNKFGVGSLSELIKSVITGRNRELAVAAIDAMTTNETLWFRDTYPYEVLAHRLLPELAKSRKPIKIWSSASSSGQEPYSIAMTVAETQQRKPGMMGSVSITATDISTSMLEACRQGIYDNLALGRGLSPERRRTFFEDVGDGKMRIKDNIKRMVTFRPQNLMESYSLLGKFDIIFCRNVLIYFSPDMKAKVLNQMAGALNPGGYLILGASESLTGLTDKFEMIRCNPGIIYKLK; this is translated from the coding sequence ATGACAAATGTAGCAATCAGTGACCAAGAATATCGAGACTTTTGCAAACATCTCGAAGCCAAGTGTGGGATCGTACTGGGAGACAGCAAGCAGTATCTGGTACGTAGTCGCTTGAGCCCGCTGGTGAATAAATTTGGCGTGGGGTCGCTGTCAGAATTGATAAAGTCGGTGATTACGGGGCGTAATCGTGAACTCGCGGTTGCGGCCATTGATGCGATGACCACCAACGAAACATTGTGGTTTCGTGATACCTATCCGTATGAGGTGCTGGCACATCGCTTGTTACCCGAGCTGGCTAAATCACGTAAGCCGATTAAAATCTGGTCCTCGGCGAGTTCGTCAGGACAAGAGCCGTATTCGATTGCCATGACAGTCGCGGAAACCCAGCAGCGTAAACCTGGCATGATGGGCAGCGTAAGCATCACCGCCACCGATATCTCCACGTCGATGTTAGAAGCCTGTCGTCAGGGGATCTATGACAACCTGGCACTAGGACGCGGGCTGTCGCCAGAGCGTCGTCGTACGTTTTTTGAAGATGTCGGTGACGGCAAAATGCGGATCAAAGACAATATAAAGCGCATGGTGACCTTCCGCCCACAAAACTTGATGGAAAGCTACAGCCTTTTAGGCAAGTTTGACATCATTTTCTGTCGTAATGTATTGATTTACTTTTCACCTGATATGAAAGCCAAAGTGTTGAATCAAATGGCGGGAGCACTGAATCCCGGCGGTTATTTGATCTTGGGCGCGTCGGAGTCACTCACGGGGTTAACTGACAAGTTCGAGATGATTCGGTGTAACCCTGGCATTATTTATAAGCTTAAATAG